One stretch of Variovorax sp. TBS-050B DNA includes these proteins:
- a CDS encoding putative 2-aminoethylphosphonate ABC transporter substrate-binding protein yields the protein MSRRFIRWAAVPAALLSLAFAASAQGRTELLVYTALEADQVQAYKAAFEKENPSIELKFVRDSTGIVTAKLLAEKANPQADVVWGLAATSLMLLDKEGMLQPYAPKGLDAVKPTMRDPANPPKWVGMDVWSSALCFNTAEAQKKNLPKPTSWADLTNPVYKGQITMPNPAASGTGYLMVSGWIQMMGEEKAWKYMDALHQNIGIYSQSGSKPCRQAGAGEFALGMSFEYRANKTKRDGAPIDIVLPKEGLGWDMEATGILKTSKKQEAAKALADWAVTRQANELYAKNFAVLALPGIQEKLEFVPGDVEKLLAKNDFTWAAANRERILTEWSKRYESKSEKKPM from the coding sequence ATGTCGCGTCGTTTCATCCGCTGGGCCGCCGTGCCGGCTGCCCTGCTCTCGCTCGCCTTCGCCGCTTCGGCGCAGGGCCGTACCGAGCTGCTGGTCTACACCGCGCTCGAAGCCGACCAGGTGCAGGCCTACAAGGCCGCCTTCGAGAAGGAGAACCCGTCGATCGAACTGAAGTTCGTGCGCGACTCCACCGGCATCGTCACCGCCAAGCTGCTGGCCGAGAAGGCCAATCCGCAGGCCGACGTGGTGTGGGGCCTGGCCGCCACCTCGCTGATGCTGCTCGACAAGGAAGGCATGCTGCAGCCCTACGCACCCAAGGGCCTCGATGCGGTCAAGCCCACCATGCGCGACCCCGCGAACCCGCCCAAGTGGGTGGGCATGGACGTGTGGTCCTCGGCCCTCTGCTTCAACACCGCCGAGGCGCAGAAGAAGAACCTGCCGAAGCCCACGAGCTGGGCCGACCTGACCAACCCCGTCTACAAGGGCCAGATCACCATGCCGAACCCGGCCGCCTCGGGCACCGGCTACCTGATGGTCTCGGGCTGGATCCAGATGATGGGTGAAGAGAAGGCGTGGAAGTACATGGACGCGCTGCACCAGAACATCGGCATCTACAGCCAGTCGGGCAGCAAGCCCTGCCGCCAGGCCGGCGCCGGCGAGTTCGCGCTCGGCATGTCCTTCGAATACCGCGCCAACAAGACCAAGCGCGACGGTGCGCCGATCGACATCGTGCTGCCGAAGGAAGGCCTGGGCTGGGACATGGAAGCCACCGGCATCCTCAAGACCAGCAAGAAGCAGGAGGCCGCCAAGGCACTCGCCGACTGGGCCGTGACCCGGCAGGCCAACGAGCTCTATGCCAAGAACTTCGCCGTGCTCGCGCTGCCGGGCATCCAGGAGAAGCTCGAATTCGTGCCGGGCGACGTCGAGAAGCTGCTCGCGAAGAACGACTTCACCTGGGCCGCCGCGAACCGCGAGCGCATCCTGACCGAGTGGTCCAAGCGCTACGAATCGAAGTCGGAAAAGAAGCCGATGTGA